GGTTCTCGGGCTCTCCAAGCCCCGCCCACTCGTCGTCCGCTCCGGCGTCATTGGACGGGTTGTCCAGGATGACCTCAAAGAAGACCATCTTCTCGGAGAACCTGCTGAAGGAGTTGTCGAAGCAGATCTGATAGTCTCCCGCCTCTGTGGGCTCCACCCTGAAAACAACGGACCAATCACACGCGAGCAACGACAGACCGCGGGGAGCGGCAGCCAATCATTCTGCACAAAATCATTCAGGGCaaaactgtgtgtatttattcacatttaaaaacgCGGGATGAAAACTGAGGTAAGTCATTTTAGTTATAACGTACGTTTTTAAAGTAGCATAGTTAGCAGaatgcagctttctgacagGACCATAGTACAGTGATGTATTGTGAGGCGGTGATACCATGGTACGAGTTACTTACCACATTAGCGTACTTGTGTAATATCCAAAAAGAAATGACTAAGATAGAAATGAACACTCACATGTGAACGCCGTCAGAACGGCGAAACTCCGAGACCAGGTGGATTCCCTGAGGCGAAAGGATGGAGAAATCCACATCCATACCTGCTCCAGCGATCACCTGCACACAAACAACGCGATATCTAACTCTTTATGCCATAGCAACCACGCACAGCGCCCTAGCAACGCAGCGCCACGTTGTATAAGGTAATTATTCACTTCCATCTGTGGATGCTACCTGAATTAGATGAACGTGTCATCGCGGATCTGAGGCAGGATGCGACAGGCCGCGATAAACAAACATCTCACACCCACTTCACTGACATATACTATAGTAACTAGTAACTGTGGCGCTTCTGGTAAAATCATAGTAAACACATGTGAAACTTAAAATGGCTCCTCACTGCCATGATTAAGTTACGTCAATGACGTTTTCTTTCTGTAACGTTTTCTTaggggaacatttcagttgatCATTTTGCAAACAATATGGGaacgttacttttgaatgttctctgaacgttCTGAGCATAGTAGACGAACGTCCAACGAGAATGTTTCTGgaacaaaatgtataaatcacattttcatGCTGTCATTTTGAGAGCATTAGACCACATAACTGCTCGATCGCTGTTACTGGAAGAACGTTTGCTCataactttgagagaaccttAACGGAATGGTCTCTGTtatctgtgtgtatatgtatatttgtatacttgAGAGTTCATGCTGTACCTGGTACTCGATCTCGATGCTGCCGTTGTGAATGGCGCTCTGGTAGAAACACTCTTTTCTGGCAGCTGGCAGTAGAAACGTGAACTCGCTGTCCGTGGGGCTGAACGCGTTAACGGCGCCGATAAACAGTGCGACACATGCGAGCAGAGACACGCATATCCTCTGCACGTCATCCATGCTATAAACCGGAGAAAGAGCACTTTAAACGGCGTTTGTAACTCCGTTAAAAGCCTCCGTCCAGCGACGGATGTGTTCCGCTTCCGTAGCTCAACTTTTGCTGCGgcgctcagccaatcagaacacaCCGAGTGTCCGCACTGCAGCCAGTCAGCGCGC
This genomic window from Labeo rohita strain BAU-BD-2019 chromosome 1, IGBB_LRoh.1.0, whole genome shotgun sequence contains:
- the tmed1b gene encoding transmembrane emp24 domain-containing protein 1b; the encoded protein is MDDVQRICVSLLACVALFIGAVNAFSPTDSEFTFLLPAARKECFYQSAIHNGSIEIEYQVIAGAGMDVDFSILSPQGIHLVSEFRRSDGVHMVEPTEAGDYQICFDNSFSRFSEKMVFFEVILDNPSNDAGADDEWAGLGEPENLLEYKLDDIKESMETVHRRLERSRQMQTVLRAFEARDRNLLEDNLWRVSFWSCVNLLVMLSVALTQVYTVRRLFDDRRRVYS